Proteins encoded within one genomic window of Aerosakkonema funiforme FACHB-1375:
- a CDS encoding sensor domain-containing diguanylate cyclase, translating to MMNEIQAAQKDFGILDRVPEGVCVLREDFSVLFWNRCLEDWTGISRSEILLKDIGIYFPHLHQPKYAHRLMQIFEGGPPTIFSAQLHQSIIPAQLPDGRWRIQHTTVTAVPAGNFRFRTCWDSASGYGFRSHDTGVQLDIVKLRQKPSSSNIEGVGKAGKNKKRVTKYKRIGFVKRNSPLFGDTLKQNEEKLAKVQNRNSFYALLVIEDVTDLTHRIQDYRAMRDRALEEVKERKKIEDALIQSQHFIQKIADATPYLIYIYDLVEKRYIYFNRQVDLLLGYTDEEMIRRGGQLFANSIHPDDLSHLAAQMEKFAIAQDGDILEREYRIKHRSGEWFWFHSRELVFTRTPEGLPKQILGTAEDISKRKWAEEAMRLQTERERLMGVITQHIRQSLNLDEVLNTAVTEVRQFLQTDRALIFRFQCSTHKSSRILKVGNVTVESLAPDCTSIVGNIMPDCCLNSNSFAYYQQGKIRAIEDICSAVNFPKCHIKLLKNWGVKANLEVPIMQGENLWGLLMVQQCKASREWQPLEIELIEQLANQLAIAIQQAELYQQLQAANEQLQRLASSDGLTHLANRRKFDEYLMQQLLILAREKQPLSLILCDIDSFKTYNDTYGHQAGDECLRLVAKAIQRAVKRPADLVARYGGEEFAVILPNTDLKGGLRVAKEIQIRVKDLQIPHTASSVSDTITLSAGLACVIPTADVSPNELVATADRALYQAKKWGRDRIVMYSESCLSQV from the coding sequence ATGATGAACGAGATTCAGGCTGCCCAGAAAGATTTCGGTATTCTTGATCGGGTTCCCGAAGGGGTTTGCGTTCTCCGAGAAGATTTTAGCGTTCTTTTTTGGAACCGATGTTTGGAAGACTGGACGGGAATTTCTAGAAGCGAAATCCTCTTAAAGGATATCGGCATTTATTTTCCGCATCTGCATCAGCCTAAGTACGCCCATAGACTGATGCAGATTTTTGAAGGAGGGCCACCAACTATCTTTTCCGCACAACTTCATCAGTCGATTATTCCCGCTCAGCTACCGGATGGAAGGTGGCGTATCCAACATACGACTGTAACGGCTGTACCGGCGGGGAATTTTAGATTTCGCACTTGCTGGGATAGTGCTTCGGGATATGGTTTTCGATCGCACGATACTGGTGTGCAGTTAGATATTGTTAAACTTCGCCAAAAACCCAGTAGTTCCAATATCGAAGGTGTTGGCAAGGCTGGCAAAAATAAGAAGCGCGTTACCAAGTATAAACGGATCGGATTTGTGAAGCGCAATTCTCCCTTGTTTGGCGACACCCTTAAACAGAACGAAGAAAAGCTTGCCAAAGTTCAAAATCGCAATTCGTTTTATGCCCTTTTAGTAATAGAGGATGTGACGGATTTGACACACCGCATCCAAGATTACCGCGCTATGCGCGATCGAGCTTTGGAAGAAGTTAAAGAACGCAAAAAAATTGAAGATGCACTAATACAAAGCCAGCATTTTATTCAAAAAATTGCTGATGCTACTCCTTATCTTATCTACATTTATGATTTAGTGGAAAAGCGCTATATATATTTCAATCGCCAAGTAGATTTATTGTTGGGTTATACAGATGAAGAAATGATAAGGCGGGGCGGTCAGTTATTTGCTAATTCGATCCATCCTGACGATTTATCGCATCTCGCTGCACAGATGGAAAAGTTTGCCATTGCACAAGACGGTGACATTCTGGAAAGAGAGTATCGCATCAAACATCGATCGGGTGAATGGTTTTGGTTTCACAGCCGGGAACTGGTTTTCACGAGAACGCCTGAAGGTTTGCCCAAACAAATTCTAGGTACAGCTGAAGATATCAGCAAACGGAAATGGGCAGAAGAGGCTATGCGGTTGCAAACCGAACGAGAGCGGCTGATGGGGGTAATTACCCAGCATATCCGACAGTCTCTTAATTTGGATGAAGTTCTCAACACTGCTGTGACGGAAGTGCGGCAATTTCTTCAGACCGATCGGGCTCTGATTTTCCGCTTTCAGTGTAGCACCCATAAAAGCAGCCGTATTCTAAAAGTGGGCAATGTGACGGTAGAATCTCTAGCTCCCGATTGCACATCTATAGTAGGAAATATTATGCCTGATTGTTGCCTGAATAGCAATAGTTTTGCTTACTATCAGCAGGGGAAAATCCGCGCCATAGAAGATATTTGTAGTGCCGTTAATTTCCCTAAATGCCATATAAAACTATTAAAAAATTGGGGGGTAAAAGCAAACTTAGAGGTTCCTATTATGCAAGGAGAAAATTTATGGGGACTGTTGATGGTGCAGCAGTGTAAAGCATCCAGAGAATGGCAGCCTTTGGAAATAGAGTTGATCGAGCAACTAGCAAATCAATTAGCGATCGCTATTCAACAAGCAGAACTTTATCAACAGTTGCAAGCAGCCAACGAACAGTTACAGCGCTTAGCAAGTTCAGATGGTTTAACTCATTTAGCTAATCGGCGGAAGTTTGATGAATATTTAATGCAGCAATTGTTGATTTTAGCACGCGAAAAACAGCCTTTATCTTTAATTTTGTGCGATATCGACTCTTTTAAAACCTATAACGATACCTACGGACATCAAGCAGGAGATGAATGTTTGCGCTTGGTTGCTAAAGCTATTCAGCGGGCAGTGAAGCGCCCAGCAGATTTAGTTGCCCGCTATGGAGGAGAAGAATTTGCGGTGATTTTGCCTAACACGGATCTCAAAGGGGGATTGCGAGTGGCAAAAGAAATCCAAATTAGAGTCAAAGATTTGCAAATTCCCCATACTGCTTCATCGGTGAGCGATACGATTACTTTAAGTGCTGGACTGGCTTGTGTCATTCCCACTGCGGATGTGTCTCCAAATGAGTTGGTTGCAACTGCCGATCGCGCACTTTATCAAGCGAAAAAATGGGGACGCGATCGCATTGTGATGTACAGCGAATCCTGTCTGAGTCAAGTTTAA
- a CDS encoding chemotaxis protein CheC: MNLTVDQIDILQELVNIGVGRAAGVLNEMIGSPICLRIPYIKLLSPPELRPELKKRFNGDLLSTVRLNFSGAFSGTAELIFPTESASTLVEVLTDEVVGTPDLDSVKIGTLLEVGNIVLNGVMGSLSNMLAQHLEYSLPTYVEGMVDRLLMSKELDANASVFLAHTRFTIEQLQIAGDIILIFKVGSFDAMLKAIELAFESDDERDSGCPERFRYS; this comes from the coding sequence ATGAACCTAACTGTTGACCAAATAGATATTTTGCAGGAGTTAGTCAATATTGGCGTGGGTCGAGCTGCTGGCGTACTCAATGAGATGATCGGTTCCCCGATCTGCCTGCGAATCCCTTACATCAAGCTGCTTTCTCCTCCTGAGTTGCGTCCGGAGCTGAAAAAGAGATTCAATGGAGATCTACTTTCCACGGTACGCTTGAACTTCAGCGGCGCATTTAGTGGCACTGCCGAGCTGATTTTTCCGACCGAAAGTGCATCTACCCTCGTAGAGGTTCTCACAGATGAGGTTGTGGGTACTCCCGATCTCGATTCTGTCAAAATAGGAACCTTGCTGGAAGTGGGCAATATAGTTCTCAACGGTGTCATGGGTTCCCTAAGTAACATGTTAGCGCAACATCTAGAATACTCGCTACCCACTTACGTAGAAGGTATGGTTGACAGGTTGCTTATGTCTAAGGAACTTGATGCCAATGCCAGCGTTTTTTTGGCGCATACCCGTTTTACGATCGAGCAACTGCAAATTGCTGGAGATATTATTTTAATTTTTAAAGTGGGTTCCTTTGACGCCATGCTTAAAGCCATTGAGCTAGCTTTTGAGAGTGATGATGAACGAGATTCAGGCTGCCCAGAAAGATTTCGGTATTCTTGA
- a CDS encoding response regulator — protein MALVLIIEDAALLRKMLQKILKPEGYSILEAANGLEGLEMVRVYKPDCVVLDLLMPEMGGLQVLKVMREEGLQVPTIVVTADVQETTRQECSQLGALTVLHKLPKSDDLRHWVKKALGATQEGMYEPNC, from the coding sequence GTGGCATTGGTTTTAATCATAGAAGATGCAGCTTTGCTTCGCAAGATGCTCCAAAAGATCTTGAAACCAGAGGGCTACTCCATTTTGGAGGCGGCGAATGGACTGGAAGGTCTGGAGATGGTTCGCGTCTATAAGCCAGATTGTGTTGTGCTAGACCTTTTAATGCCCGAAATGGGGGGGCTGCAAGTTCTGAAGGTGATGCGGGAAGAAGGTTTGCAAGTGCCGACAATTGTAGTGACGGCAGATGTTCAGGAAACCACTCGTCAGGAATGCTCGCAACTGGGAGCCTTGACAGTTCTCCACAAACTACCGAAATCAGACGATCTGAGGCATTGGGTCAAAAAGGCTCTAGGGGCGACCCAGGAAGGAATGTATGAACCTAACTGTTGA
- a CDS encoding ABC transporter substrate-binding protein codes for MNDSKWRIPLLAAACAFATILYSCGKPVTDNRTQNTSTPTATQPGVLVYGSGGQPVNLEPGNITDGNSIVVHYQIYDRLLEAKPGSSELQPDLATSWSVSGDGKVWTFKLRSGVKFHDGTDFNAAAVKFNVERWWDAKHPNGYRNAGKSYEIWQQLFGGFKGEPNSLLQDIAVVDNSTIQFKLKQPFAVFPAAIGSGYFGIASPTAVKKAGASYGTPSGLAVGTGPFIFKEWRTGDRIILQKNPNYWQKGFPKVNQVVIRFIGDPAARLAQLRAGQIDFTVDLAPDQSKEIAKDANLVAVPRPSFNVGYLALNPSYKPLADVRVRQAIASAINKAQIVPAFWGNLGTSDPHFTAPSLKWAQSTKITDYKFNPQAAKQLLAQAGYPNGFDLELWYMPVSRPYFPTPKPIGEAFAADLNAIGIRVKLNTKDWAAYLEDRRKAPGFQAFMLGWTADYSDPDSFYYPHFGPGATTDLGNWNNDRVVQLLNKARATVDRTARGKIYAEVDEILHQEAVRLPIVHSQPLLARRKNIQGWVPSPLGSESFETITKN; via the coding sequence ATGAACGACAGCAAATGGCGCATCCCCCTTTTGGCAGCAGCTTGTGCCTTTGCCACCATCCTTTACAGCTGTGGTAAACCTGTAACTGATAACCGCACGCAAAATACCAGCACCCCAACGGCAACTCAACCGGGAGTCTTGGTTTACGGTTCCGGCGGACAACCTGTCAACTTGGAACCTGGGAATATCACCGACGGCAATTCGATCGTCGTGCATTACCAAATCTACGATCGCTTGCTGGAAGCTAAACCGGGATCTAGCGAACTGCAACCCGACCTAGCTACTTCTTGGTCTGTTTCTGGAGATGGCAAAGTTTGGACTTTTAAGCTGCGATCGGGAGTTAAGTTTCACGACGGCACCGATTTTAATGCCGCAGCGGTGAAATTTAATGTGGAACGTTGGTGGGACGCCAAACACCCCAACGGTTATCGCAATGCCGGTAAATCTTATGAAATTTGGCAACAACTTTTTGGCGGTTTTAAGGGAGAACCTAACTCGCTGCTGCAAGATATCGCAGTTGTCGATAACTCTACGATTCAGTTTAAGCTCAAACAACCTTTCGCTGTTTTTCCTGCTGCCATTGGTTCCGGCTACTTCGGCATTGCCAGTCCCACCGCCGTTAAAAAAGCCGGTGCCAGTTACGGCACTCCCAGTGGGTTAGCCGTGGGAACCGGGCCGTTTATTTTTAAGGAATGGCGCACGGGCGATCGCATCATCTTACAGAAAAATCCCAACTACTGGCAAAAAGGTTTTCCCAAAGTCAATCAAGTAGTCATTCGGTTTATCGGCGACCCCGCAGCTAGATTAGCCCAACTCAGAGCCGGACAAATCGATTTTACTGTCGATTTAGCGCCAGACCAAAGCAAAGAAATCGCAAAAGATGCCAACTTAGTCGCCGTTCCCCGCCCTTCTTTTAATGTCGGTTATCTAGCACTCAATCCCAGTTACAAACCACTGGCGGATGTCAGGGTAAGGCAAGCGATCGCATCTGCCATCAATAAAGCGCAAATCGTGCCAGCTTTTTGGGGTAACCTGGGTACAAGCGACCCTCACTTCACCGCGCCATCTTTAAAGTGGGCGCAATCAACCAAAATTACCGACTACAAATTTAACCCCCAAGCAGCCAAGCAATTGCTAGCTCAAGCTGGCTATCCCAATGGTTTCGATCTCGAACTTTGGTATATGCCCGTTTCCCGTCCTTATTTCCCGACTCCCAAACCGATTGGGGAAGCTTTCGCCGCCGACTTGAATGCGATCGGCATCCGCGTTAAACTCAATACTAAAGATTGGGCAGCTTACTTGGAAGATCGTCGCAAAGCACCTGGCTTTCAAGCTTTTATGCTCGGCTGGACTGCCGATTACAGCGACCCCGATAGTTTCTACTATCCCCACTTTGGGCCGGGAGCGACTACAGACTTGGGTAATTGGAATAACGATCGCGTTGTCCAACTTTTAAACAAAGCTAGAGCCACAGTCGATCGTACCGCTAGAGGGAAAATCTATGCCGAGGTCGATGAAATTTTGCATCAGGAGGCAGTACGTTTGCCGATCGTCCATTCTCAGCCGCTTTTAGCCAGACGCAAAAATATTCAAGGTTGGGTTCCCAGTCCTTTGGGTTCTGAGTCTTTTGAGACTATTACCAAAAATTGA
- a CDS encoding IS607 family transposase yields MLDCLKLLRSWTSGGQRRYDVSSFTAKSAGTRATILYACVSSPKQREDLQRQCEYLKSQYPGAELIAEVGGGLNYKRKKMLALLERVMSGNVQCIVVAYKDRLFRFGFDLFAWICAKHSCEIVVLNKVKLSPERELVEDILAILHSFSARLYGFRKYKSEISQDSTLPRPDSPSNLENMAGSE; encoded by the coding sequence ATGCTAGATTGCCTCAAACTTTTGCGATCGTGGACATCCGGTGGACAAAGGAGATACGACGTTTCAAGCTTTACAGCTAAGTCTGCCGGGACTAGGGCTACCATCCTTTATGCCTGTGTCTCGTCGCCCAAGCAAAGGGAAGATTTGCAGCGTCAATGTGAATATCTCAAATCTCAATACCCTGGCGCAGAGCTTATCGCAGAAGTGGGAGGAGGACTTAACTACAAAAGAAAGAAAATGCTTGCCTTATTGGAACGGGTTATGTCAGGAAATGTCCAATGTATTGTGGTCGCATATAAAGACAGACTCTTCCGATTTGGCTTCGATTTGTTTGCTTGGATATGTGCCAAACACTCTTGCGAAATCGTGGTACTCAACAAAGTTAAACTATCTCCCGAACGAGAATTGGTTGAAGACATCCTTGCAATCCTCCACAGCTTCTCAGCAAGATTGTACGGATTCAGAAAGTACAAGTCTGAAATCTCTCAAGATTCGACTTTACCCAGACCAGACTCTCCATCAAACTTGGAAAATATGGCTGGCAGCGAGTAG
- a CDS encoding RNA-guided endonuclease InsQ/TnpB family protein, giving the protein MRLYPDQTLHQTWKIWLAASRYCYNQAIEYQRKNGSIGKFDLRKIILAYVPEWVSQTPYSFRVQAVYDAKEAYDKSRKKGTKQHEAGRFRSIRDRIKSIRFRQEDYKNGTWFPSLTKDLSFKSAEPLPAKDVEYQVKQKDGSYIIRCRKQSWESETQLVYDKKRWFAIFPVEFIPELSDSQKIIALDPGVRTFMTGFDGAKFVEIGNNDIRRIYRLCNHVDKLISRKSKLKGRRNKHQRQKLQRKIDRIFNRVRNLVDEVHRKTAAWLTTEYRLIFLPTFETSQMVAKNRNKKRKINTKTVRQMLGWAHYRFKQVLKFHALKRGCHVVDVTEEYTSKTCTKCGHVHPKLGGSKVFKCPHCGHKIPRDYNGALGIFLKALRDIAGLDGFTDSVSLCPTSTPDVRA; this is encoded by the coding sequence ATTCGACTTTACCCAGACCAGACTCTCCATCAAACTTGGAAAATATGGCTGGCAGCGAGTAGGTACTGCTATAACCAGGCGATTGAGTATCAACGAAAAAATGGGTCTATCGGCAAGTTTGACTTACGCAAAATAATACTGGCGTATGTACCAGAATGGGTAAGTCAAACACCATACTCGTTTAGAGTACAAGCTGTTTATGATGCCAAAGAAGCTTATGATAAATCCCGTAAGAAGGGGACAAAGCAACATGAGGCAGGAAGATTTAGATCGATTAGAGATAGGATTAAATCAATTAGGTTTAGACAAGAGGATTATAAAAATGGGACATGGTTCCCAAGCTTAACTAAGGACTTAAGTTTCAAATCGGCAGAACCATTGCCTGCTAAGGATGTTGAGTACCAGGTTAAACAAAAAGATGGTAGCTACATCATTAGATGCCGTAAGCAAAGTTGGGAGAGTGAAACTCAATTAGTTTATGACAAAAAACGCTGGTTTGCTATATTTCCGGTTGAGTTTATACCTGAGTTATCTGATAGTCAGAAAATCATCGCATTAGATCCAGGCGTCCGTACATTTATGACGGGATTTGATGGCGCAAAATTTGTAGAGATTGGTAATAATGATATCAGGAGGATTTACAGGCTATGCAATCACGTTGATAAATTAATCTCAAGGAAATCAAAATTAAAGGGACGCCGAAATAAACATCAACGTCAAAAACTACAACGTAAAATTGATAGAATATTTAATCGCGTCCGGAATTTGGTTGACGAAGTTCACAGAAAAACTGCTGCTTGGTTAACAACTGAATATCGGTTAATATTCCTACCTACTTTTGAGACATCCCAAATGGTTGCCAAGAATAGGAATAAGAAACGGAAGATTAACACGAAAACAGTTAGACAAATGCTAGGATGGGCGCACTACAGGTTTAAGCAAGTTCTAAAATTCCACGCTTTGAAACGTGGCTGTCACGTCGTTGATGTAACAGAAGAGTATACTTCTAAAACTTGTACTAAATGTGGTCATGTCCACCCTAAACTAGGTGGTTCTAAAGTGTTTAAGTGTCCTCACTGTGGACATAAAATACCTAGAGACTACAATGGCGCTTTGGGGATATTCCTCAAAGCATTGCGAGATATCGCCGGACTGGACGGTTTTACCGATTCAGTATCGCTATGTCCGACTTCTACTCCTGATGTCCGGGCTTGA